The proteins below come from a single Triticum aestivum cultivar Chinese Spring chromosome 5D, IWGSC CS RefSeq v2.1, whole genome shotgun sequence genomic window:
- the LOC123119734 gene encoding uncharacterized protein isoform X1, which translates to MIFCLIMICQSNTMLSIMSPLSTPEEQAPSSPLSTPEEPALCSPEFLVQKSTVSPTVATTEVPKTSDRTQVEAKEIRLSDMPPVTLDDSNMHTKTDDTSEMNIPEDFDNRPSKKAKNSESGVLEPSPMSFMAYKDDLEWSLRVPATGLWSSRRAVTRELIPGSPACTRGKESGQQWSQLWQSGFRRSAW; encoded by the exons ATGATTTTTTGCTTGATAATGATTTGCCAGTCTAACACCATGCTCAGCATCATGTCGCCTTTGAGTACGCCGGAGGAACAGGCACCGAGTTCGCCTTTGAGTACGCCGGAGGAACCGGCACTGTGTTCGCCGGAATTCTTGGTCCAGAAAAGCACTGTGAGTCCAACGGTGGCTACAACAGAG GTCCCAAAGACGTCTGATAGAACTCAGGTGGAGGCCAAGGAGATTCGGCTCTCGGACATGCCACCAGTAACACTTGATGATAGCAACATGCACACT AAAACAGATGACACCTCTGAAATGAACATTCCAGAGGATTTCGATAACCGACCTTcaaaaaaagcaaaaaattctGAATCAGGTGTTTTGGAGCCATCACCAATGTCATTCATGGCGTACAAGGACGATTTGGAGTGGTCCCTTAGGGTACCGGCGACGGGGTTGTGGAGCAGTCGACGGGCTGTGACACGTGAATTGATACCAGGGTCACCAGCGTGCACCCGCGGCAAAGAAAGCGGCCAACAGTGGTCTCA
- the LOC123119734 gene encoding uncharacterized protein isoform X2, with protein MLSIMSPLSTPEEQAPSSPLSTPEEPALCSPEFLVQKSTVSPTVATTEVPKTSDRTQVEAKEIRLSDMPPVTLDDSNMHTKTDDTSEMNIPEDFDNRPSKKAKNSESGVLEPSPMSFMAYKDDLEWSLRVPATGLWSSRRAVTRELIPGSPACTRGKESGQQWSQLWQSGFRRSAW; from the exons ATGCTCAGCATCATGTCGCCTTTGAGTACGCCGGAGGAACAGGCACCGAGTTCGCCTTTGAGTACGCCGGAGGAACCGGCACTGTGTTCGCCGGAATTCTTGGTCCAGAAAAGCACTGTGAGTCCAACGGTGGCTACAACAGAG GTCCCAAAGACGTCTGATAGAACTCAGGTGGAGGCCAAGGAGATTCGGCTCTCGGACATGCCACCAGTAACACTTGATGATAGCAACATGCACACT AAAACAGATGACACCTCTGAAATGAACATTCCAGAGGATTTCGATAACCGACCTTcaaaaaaagcaaaaaattctGAATCAGGTGTTTTGGAGCCATCACCAATGTCATTCATGGCGTACAAGGACGATTTGGAGTGGTCCCTTAGGGTACCGGCGACGGGGTTGTGGAGCAGTCGACGGGCTGTGACACGTGAATTGATACCAGGGTCACCAGCGTGCACCCGCGGCAAAGAAAGCGGCCAACAGTGGTCTCA
- the LOC123119734 gene encoding uncharacterized protein isoform X3 has product MSPLSTPEEQAPSSPLSTPEEPALCSPEFLVQKSTVSPTVATTEVPKTSDRTQVEAKEIRLSDMPPVTLDDSNMHTKTDDTSEMNIPEDFDNRPSKKAKNSESGVLEPSPMSFMAYKDDLEWSLRVPATGLWSSRRAVTRELIPGSPACTRGKESGQQWSQLWQSGFRRSAW; this is encoded by the exons ATGTCGCCTTTGAGTACGCCGGAGGAACAGGCACCGAGTTCGCCTTTGAGTACGCCGGAGGAACCGGCACTGTGTTCGCCGGAATTCTTGGTCCAGAAAAGCACTGTGAGTCCAACGGTGGCTACAACAGAG GTCCCAAAGACGTCTGATAGAACTCAGGTGGAGGCCAAGGAGATTCGGCTCTCGGACATGCCACCAGTAACACTTGATGATAGCAACATGCACACT AAAACAGATGACACCTCTGAAATGAACATTCCAGAGGATTTCGATAACCGACCTTcaaaaaaagcaaaaaattctGAATCAGGTGTTTTGGAGCCATCACCAATGTCATTCATGGCGTACAAGGACGATTTGGAGTGGTCCCTTAGGGTACCGGCGACGGGGTTGTGGAGCAGTCGACGGGCTGTGACACGTGAATTGATACCAGGGTCACCAGCGTGCACCCGCGGCAAAGAAAGCGGCCAACAGTGGTCTCA